One Gadus chalcogrammus isolate NIFS_2021 chromosome 4, NIFS_Gcha_1.0, whole genome shotgun sequence DNA segment encodes these proteins:
- the LOC130380819 gene encoding uncharacterized protein LOC130380819 yields the protein MSDRTYWPPYHLLIPRETSPKPAGTGGAAQHPRPPRLRERGYPDPTRTGRRESSDMRLRWAASTAEQRPTPQTALQYKPRREPSRFRPGWYQTSPCLLIGRDCPIFGRLLGAELRTPQPRHLRVRPRRLRSRHVYMAAQQPPSWSDSDDDESLERRDANHTAVHGLHSPGDPRNDDRLRTDTPSGGERESPDLIDFSDVPLAVEGRTDRGGHFATAQLEDDAHKHAWGHVQVHEGVSRDSFLRRALTAPERFIRR from the coding sequence ATGTCAGATCGGACATACTGGCCTCCGTACCACCTGCTGATCCCACGAGAAACTAGCCCCAAACCTGCCGGTACGGGTGGAGCGGCACAACACCCACGCCCACCTCGACTCAGGGAGCGTGGATACCCTGATCCAACCCGGACTGGCAGACGGGAGTCCTCGGACATGAGGTTGCGGTGGGCTGCATCCACGGCCGAACAGAGACCTACCCCACAAACCGCATTACAGTACAAACCCCGAAGGGAACCTTCACGGTTCAGGCCGGGGTGGTACCAAACCTCCCCATGCCTCTTAATTGGGCGGGACTGCCCCATCTTTGGAAGACTGTTAGGGGCAGAGCTCCGGACACCCCAACCCCGACATCTCCGGGTAAGACCACGCCGGTTGCGTAGCCGGCATGTCTACATGGCAGCCCAACAACCGCCATCCTGGTCCGACTCCGACGACGACGAGTCCCTCGAAAGACGGGACGCAAACCACACGGCAGTCCACGGACTCCATTCCCCGGGGGACCCCAGAAACGATGACCGCCTCCGAACAGACACCCCctccggaggagagagagagagcccggaCCTCATCGATTTCTCCGACGTACCCCTCGCCGTCGAGGGACGTACGGACAGGGGCGGACATTTCGCCACCGCCCAACTGGAGGACGACGCCCATAAACATGCCTGGGGACACGTACAGGTCCATGAGGGCGTATCCAGGGACTCG